The Gracilimonas sediminicola sequence CCGTCCTGCTCTCCGTTTTCCAGAATCTCATCATTCAACGGGTACTTCAGTCCTTTTGTGGTGATGCCGGTTACTTTCCCGGAAAGAGGAAATAAAGAGATAATACTTCCAACAGGCAGTTCTGCCGAAAAGCTTGAATTGACCATTTGAGCAATTAATCGTTCATCCTTAAAAATCAGCCGGCCAAACGCAGGGTCAAACCGTTTTAGAACAGACAGGTTTTTCAGGGAATGATCCATTCTTCTCCCGAAGGCTCCCAGCACTGTGCAGGTTTCCACGCCCCGATAAAGTGCGAGAGACAATGCCTTTTCCAGGTCATTGGTTTCCTGATCAGCATCATGAATAATTTCAAACTCAACCGAACCGGGCTTTTCAAAACTATCCATATCTCCGATAACCACATGGGGCGTTAGTCCATGGAAAAGCAGCGTATTTCCCCCGCCATCCGCACCGATGATCAAATCTGCAGATTTCAATTCTTCCTCAAGTAATTGTTTGGAAGGGGGGAAACCGTTACTGACTATAACTGCATGCATACCTGTTTTCTTTAATGGCAGAAATTCCCCCTAAAATAAATGGATTTGTGGCAATGTTCGCCTATTTTTGACGCCAAGGAGATTTTATGTTTAAAAACTTTATTTCAAAAATATTACAACATCAAAAAGTAGCTGTTTTTTCTCATGTCCGCCCCGATGGTGACTGCCTCGGATCACAGGTGGCACTATGCTTATGGCTGCAAAAGAACGGGGTCGAAACATCGGCCTTCAATGAAGATTCGATACCGGAAAATATGGGCTGGCTGCTCGACTTTTTCCCCATTTCAAAACCAATGGAGGCTGAGCTTTCCAACTTTGATGCCTTTGTAGTGGTTGACGGAAATGCCCTTCATCGTTTTGGTGAAACCGCTGAGAAGATTTCCGAACTGGGTAAGCCGGTTTACATGATCGATCATCACCCGGACCCGGATGATATATTCGAGGAGTTTGTTTCTGAAGTGGAAGCTTCTTCAACCTGTGAACTGGTGTACAGGCTGTATGCCGAGCACGATCCTAAGCAAATTGATGAACATGCAGCAAAGGCGATGTACCTTGGTCTCGTAACCGATACCGGCTCGTTCCAGTTTGACAGCGTTAAACCCGGAACCCTACATGCTGCGGCCGACTTGCTGGATCGTGGCGGCTTCACCCCAAATCAGATCACAGAAAAGATTTACAGTTCACGTCCATTGCGACAGCTGAAACTGCTAAGCCTTGCCCTGGATACTATTGAGCTTCATGCCGGTGGTAAAATTTCAACCATCACCATTACCCGCGATATGTTCGAGCAAACCGGCACTTCGAATGAAGACACCGAGGGCTTTGTGCAATATCCACTGAGCGTGGAAGGCGTGAAAGCGTGTGTATTATTCCGGGAAGACGGAGACCGTATAAAACTGAGCCTGCGTTCTCAAAGCGATATTGATGTGAACAAATGGGCCCGTAAATTTAATGGTGGCGGACATAAAAAAGCAGCGGGTGCGTGGCACTCCGGCCCGTTACAGACGGCGGTTGATGAAGTCATAAACGCCGGCAAAGAACAATTATAGTTCCAGTTCTAAGTTTTTGCTATTATATGGCGACCTAAACGGTTAGTAATAGAGAGTAACATGGATAAGGATTATACCCTATTAATCATCGATGACGACACCCCCATTCATCTTATGCTTAATAAGATGCTGGGTGATGAGTATAACATCCTGATGGCAGGTACAGCCCAGGAAGG is a genomic window containing:
- a CDS encoding DHH family phosphoesterase, which gives rise to MFKNFISKILQHQKVAVFSHVRPDGDCLGSQVALCLWLQKNGVETSAFNEDSIPENMGWLLDFFPISKPMEAELSNFDAFVVVDGNALHRFGETAEKISELGKPVYMIDHHPDPDDIFEEFVSEVEASSTCELVYRLYAEHDPKQIDEHAAKAMYLGLVTDTGSFQFDSVKPGTLHAAADLLDRGGFTPNQITEKIYSSRPLRQLKLLSLALDTIELHAGGKISTITITRDMFEQTGTSNEDTEGFVQYPLSVEGVKACVLFREDGDRIKLSLRSQSDIDVNKWARKFNGGGHKKAAGAWHSGPLQTAVDEVINAGKEQL
- a CDS encoding thiamine diphosphokinase is translated as MHAVIVSNGFPPSKQLLEEELKSADLIIGADGGGNTLLFHGLTPHVVIGDMDSFEKPGSVEFEIIHDADQETNDLEKALSLALYRGVETCTVLGAFGRRMDHSLKNLSVLKRFDPAFGRLIFKDERLIAQMVNSSFSAELPVGSIISLFPLSGKVTGITTKGLKYPLNDEILENGEQDGTSNENVEPEFSIEIESGDLVVFIEN